From one Flavobacteriales bacterium genomic stretch:
- a CDS encoding DUF285 domain-containing protein: MSHFRCYLLTLGLLMANCAANAQSASPTVVATTGGTGTAGNMTLDWTLGEPMVTTLDNGQLVLTQGFHQPGGAFPSALPAPFITTWNTANTGTSGSTEITIPTTGAGYLYHLDWNNDGVYDQFNVTGSVSHDFGVPGTYTIRITGAFPRIFFNGAGDRLKLLSVDQWGATPWTSMAGAFKGCSNMNLTATDAPDLSLVTDLSECFMDCIALTADLDQWDVLGITTMTRLFRGCTLFNGDVTTWATDSVTDMSGMFTLAGTFNRDISGWNTSKVTTMAAMFSNADSFDQPIGVWDVGQVQFFNTMFTQNDAFDQPLNDWDVHSAVNFFAMFSQATAFNQPLDQWTFGAVSLSTMFSAATAFDQDLGAWDISQVTNFPNVLNNCGMSTANYDATLIGWSTLDAGETQIPVNKTLGATGLHYCLGEAARNTLIATYGWTINDAGLSPTCGGVSVALRVFLQGPYNSGTGLMDDGLRANGLVPLSEPYTALGYSFVGGGGESTTQPILDFPGSNAIIDWVVLELRDKNDNTNVLQSRAALLQADGDVVDVDGFSSVSFGVPSDSYFISIIHRNHLGVMTLAPVALTSTAASVDFTDGSTATYGAEAQQVIAGTYLLWAGDVTFDGDLKYVGQDNDRDPILVAIGGTVPTTVLTGEYRAEDVNLDGEVKYVGTDNDRDPILQNIGGSVPTAVRNAQLP, from the coding sequence ATGAGCCATTTCCGATGCTACCTCCTCACCTTGGGCCTGTTGATGGCCAACTGCGCGGCGAACGCCCAATCGGCGAGCCCCACCGTGGTGGCCACCACGGGTGGTACCGGCACGGCCGGGAACATGACCCTGGACTGGACCCTCGGCGAGCCGATGGTGACCACCCTGGACAACGGCCAGCTGGTGCTCACGCAGGGCTTCCACCAGCCCGGCGGTGCCTTCCCCAGCGCATTGCCAGCGCCCTTCATCACCACCTGGAACACCGCCAATACCGGTACGAGTGGTTCCACGGAGATCACCATACCCACCACCGGGGCTGGCTACCTCTACCACTTGGACTGGAACAACGACGGGGTCTATGACCAGTTCAACGTCACCGGCAGCGTGTCCCACGATTTCGGTGTTCCGGGCACGTACACCATCCGCATCACCGGGGCGTTCCCGCGCATCTTCTTCAACGGGGCGGGCGATCGCTTGAAGCTGCTTTCCGTGGACCAATGGGGGGCTACGCCATGGACCTCGATGGCGGGTGCCTTCAAAGGCTGCAGCAACATGAACCTCACCGCCACGGATGCGCCCGACCTCTCCCTAGTGACCGACCTGAGCGAATGCTTCATGGATTGCATCGCGCTCACCGCCGACCTGGACCAATGGGACGTCCTTGGCATCACCACCATGACACGCCTGTTCCGTGGCTGCACCCTGTTCAACGGGGACGTGACCACGTGGGCCACCGACAGTGTGACCGACATGTCGGGAATGTTCACGTTGGCCGGAACGTTCAACCGGGACATCTCGGGATGGAACACGTCCAAGGTAACGACCATGGCGGCCATGTTCTCCAATGCGGACAGCTTCGATCAGCCCATCGGCGTGTGGGACGTGGGGCAGGTGCAGTTCTTCAACACCATGTTCACACAGAACGATGCGTTCGATCAGCCCCTGAACGATTGGGATGTGCACAGTGCCGTGAACTTCTTCGCCATGTTCTCCCAGGCCACCGCCTTCAACCAACCGCTGGACCAATGGACCTTCGGTGCGGTGAGCCTCAGCACCATGTTCAGTGCGGCCACCGCGTTCGACCAGGACCTGGGGGCCTGGGACATCAGCCAGGTGACCAACTTCCCCAACGTGTTGAACAATTGCGGAATGTCCACCGCGAACTATGATGCCACCCTGATCGGGTGGAGCACCTTGGACGCGGGTGAAACGCAGATCCCGGTGAACAAGACGCTCGGCGCCACGGGCCTTCACTATTGCCTGGGTGAAGCGGCGCGGAACACGCTCATCGCAACCTACGGCTGGACGATCAATGATGCAGGCCTGTCGCCGACATGCGGAGGCGTATCGGTGGCGCTCCGCGTTTTCCTGCAAGGGCCGTACAACAGCGGCACCGGGTTGATGGATGATGGGCTTCGCGCGAACGGCTTGGTGCCCTTGAGCGAACCCTACACGGCGCTCGGCTACTCTTTCGTGGGTGGTGGTGGCGAGAGCACCACGCAACCCATCCTCGACTTCCCCGGCAGCAATGCCATCATCGATTGGGTGGTGTTGGAACTGCGCGACAAGAACGACAACACCAACGTCCTTCAAAGTCGTGCAGCGCTCTTGCAAGCCGATGGCGATGTGGTGGATGTGGACGGCTTCTCGTCAGTGAGCTTCGGCGTACCGTCGGACAGCTACTTCATCAGCATCATCCACCGCAACCACCTGGGCGTGATGACCCTTGCGCCGGTGGCCTTGACCAGCACCGCAGCTTCCGTGGACTTCACCGATGGCAGCACGGCGACCTACGGGGCGGAAGCGCAACAGGTGATCGCTGGGACGTATCTGCTCTGGGCCGGCGATGTCACCTTCGATGGTGATTTGAAGTACGTGGGCCAGGACAACGACCGCGACCCCATCCTGGTGGCCATCGGCGGCACAGTGCCGACCACCGTGCTCACCGGTGAGTACCGCGCCGAGGACGTGAACCTGGATGGTGAGGTGAAGTACGTGGGCACGGACAACGACCGCGATCCGATCCTGCAGAACATCGGTGGCAGCGTACCTACCGCGGTACGGAACGCGCAGCTGCCCTAG
- a CDS encoding helix-turn-helix transcriptional regulator, protein MFTEKLKKLREELKLTQKQMGKRLFMEQSSYSRLERNPHPKPHILERIQKVLGVDIRSWLSDDEAPTKESASAPADDALRIVHIDQIAKPSGKKKPELTKTEERTLIRGFELYLEALTAKLARRKKRKPKNEPPRGGGVITDCFSAI, encoded by the coding sequence ATGTTCACCGAGAAACTCAAGAAACTCCGCGAAGAGCTCAAGCTCACCCAGAAACAGATGGGAAAGCGCCTTTTCATGGAGCAGAGCAGCTACTCGCGCTTGGAGCGCAATCCGCATCCGAAGCCGCACATCCTGGAGCGGATCCAGAAAGTGCTCGGCGTTGATATTCGCTCCTGGTTGAGCGATGACGAAGCGCCAACCAAGGAATCAGCTTCGGCACCAGCCGATGATGCCTTACGCATCGTTCACATCGACCAGATTGCGAAGCCATCGGGCAAGAAGAAACCCGAGCTGACCAAGACCGAGGAACGCACTCTAATTCGCGGCTTCGAGCTCTATTTGGAAGCGCTCACCGCGAAGCTTGCCCGGAGGAAGAAGCGTAAGCCCAAGAACGAGCCCCCCCGGGGGGGGGGGGTAATAACTGATTGCTTCTCAGCGATTTAG
- the folD gene encoding bifunctional methylenetetrahydrofolate dehydrogenase/methenyltetrahydrofolate cyclohydrolase FolD produces the protein MSEVATYQLLDGRACSDALKQRIALESAEVLAKRGRAPHLAAVLVGDDGASRTYVEAKVKACEAVGFKSSLIRLPASTAQQELIKQVQALNADAELDGFIVQLPLPDHLDADAVTLAIDPAKDVDGFHPVSLGNMVLGHDGFLPATPSGIVELLRHYRIATSGKHCVVVGRSNIVGTPMSILMSRNSDPGNCTVTLAHSRTRDLAAVTREADILIVAAGKPGLIGAAMVKQGAVVVDVGIHRVDDPSRKSGFRLLGDVRFEEVAPKCAWITPVPGGVGPMTIASLLLNTLKAAQR, from the coding sequence ATGAGTGAAGTGGCCACCTACCAGTTACTCGATGGCCGTGCCTGCTCCGATGCGCTGAAGCAGCGGATTGCTCTAGAATCTGCGGAAGTGCTGGCCAAGCGCGGCCGTGCCCCGCATCTGGCGGCCGTGCTCGTGGGCGATGATGGCGCGAGCCGCACTTATGTGGAAGCGAAGGTGAAGGCCTGCGAAGCGGTGGGCTTCAAGAGCTCCTTGATCCGATTGCCCGCATCCACCGCGCAACAGGAACTCATCAAGCAGGTGCAGGCGCTCAACGCCGACGCTGAGCTCGACGGCTTCATCGTGCAGCTGCCCTTGCCTGATCACCTCGATGCCGATGCGGTCACCCTGGCGATCGACCCCGCCAAGGATGTCGACGGTTTCCACCCGGTGAGCCTGGGCAACATGGTGCTGGGCCACGATGGTTTCCTGCCCGCCACGCCCAGCGGCATCGTGGAGCTGCTGCGCCATTACCGCATCGCCACCAGCGGCAAGCACTGCGTGGTTGTGGGCCGCAGCAACATCGTGGGCACGCCCATGAGCATCCTCATGAGCCGCAACAGCGATCCCGGCAATTGCACGGTGACCCTGGCGCACAGCCGCACCCGCGATCTGGCCGCCGTGACGCGCGAGGCCGATATCCTCATCGTGGCTGCGGGCAAACCAGGGCTCATCGGCGCGGCCATGGTGAAGCAAGGCGCCGTGGTGGTCGATGTCGGCATCCACCGTGTCGACGACCCTTCGCGCAAGAGCGGCTTCCGGCTCCTGGGCGATGTGCGCTTCGAGGAAGTGGCGCCCAAATGCGCGTGGATCACGCCCGTGCCAGGCGGCGTGGGCCCCATGACCATCGCCAGCCTGCTGCTCAACACGCTGAAGGCGGCCCAGCGCTAG
- a CDS encoding glycosyltransferase family 39 protein — MDHRTSGYHEPTKPSSRRSSSIKHRSRGRSKRKEREQGSALHWFKHDLREAVQRYSKQTSAAHKRFTLLLILAGTALRAWLLNEPVTIDEANMYISFGTQSVGTILTDYSLPINHVLHTVLAKLSTSVFGISTLAMRLPAFLAGVLAMPLFYMLVRSLFNRYIALMALAMVAGCPPLIELSALAQGYSITWCALLAALLVARHLVRENNPWSAAFMGLFLALGMWSVPSMVYGAAMSYLWVLFTLLGKYQRSLSERMTMLGLSVVVLFLATVLFYIPVVMEHGVDGLFHHVSEGDRTWDTFSAGYADRVIDFWMYAADASYDWVLVLGFGGLLHATYISGKFRAIMFALLLGSVPLAIGLREEGGAYTWSHAIFFFCIGSSIALFYLLKLIQEKLVKSMGKRSRTAWAALGLLILFGSGTGVAKDRMGHQAETRPGAALILATLKPDDRLCFDARWERIVSFELLAQGMPLDRLNQVISYKGAMPSGSTLLLALGKRGGPSPTEAIGRCGLPADGFDEPVHFKEWPRLEIFAARKR, encoded by the coding sequence TTGGACCACAGGACCTCCGGATACCACGAGCCCACCAAGCCGAGCAGCCGGCGCTCCAGCAGCATCAAGCACCGGTCGCGCGGAAGGTCGAAGCGCAAGGAGCGTGAGCAGGGATCGGCCCTTCATTGGTTCAAGCACGATTTGCGCGAGGCTGTGCAGCGCTATTCCAAGCAGACCAGCGCCGCGCACAAGCGCTTCACGCTTCTGTTGATCCTCGCAGGCACCGCCCTGCGCGCCTGGCTGCTCAACGAGCCGGTCACCATCGATGAGGCCAATATGTACATCTCGTTCGGCACCCAATCGGTGGGTACCATCCTCACCGACTACAGCCTGCCGATCAACCATGTGCTGCACACGGTGCTGGCGAAGCTGAGCACCTCGGTGTTCGGGATCAGCACCCTGGCCATGCGGCTCCCGGCCTTCCTGGCCGGCGTGCTGGCCATGCCCTTGTTCTACATGCTCGTGCGGAGCCTCTTCAACCGCTACATCGCCCTGATGGCGCTGGCCATGGTGGCCGGTTGCCCGCCGTTGATCGAACTGAGCGCGCTGGCCCAGGGCTACAGCATCACCTGGTGCGCGCTGCTGGCCGCACTGCTGGTGGCTCGCCATCTGGTGCGTGAGAACAATCCGTGGAGCGCGGCCTTCATGGGCCTCTTCCTCGCCTTGGGCATGTGGAGCGTGCCCAGCATGGTGTACGGGGCGGCCATGAGCTACCTCTGGGTGCTCTTCACGCTGCTGGGCAAGTACCAGCGTTCGCTCAGTGAACGGATGACCATGCTCGGCCTCTCGGTGGTGGTGCTCTTCCTGGCCACCGTGCTCTTCTACATCCCGGTGGTGATGGAGCACGGCGTGGACGGGCTCTTCCACCACGTGAGCGAAGGCGATCGCACCTGGGACACCTTCAGCGCAGGCTACGCCGACCGCGTGATCGACTTCTGGATGTACGCGGCGGATGCCTCCTACGATTGGGTGCTCGTGCTCGGCTTCGGCGGATTGCTGCACGCCACCTACATCTCGGGCAAGTTCCGCGCGATCATGTTCGCCTTGCTGCTCGGGTCGGTGCCGTTGGCCATCGGGCTGCGCGAGGAAGGCGGCGCCTACACCTGGTCGCATGCCATCTTCTTCTTCTGCATCGGATCGTCCATCGCGCTCTTCTACCTGCTGAAGCTGATCCAGGAGAAGCTGGTGAAGAGCATGGGCAAGCGCAGCCGCACGGCCTGGGCCGCGCTGGGCCTGCTGATCCTCTTCGGCTCGGGCACCGGCGTGGCCAAGGACCGCATGGGCCATCAGGCCGAGACCCGCCCCGGAGCAGCGTTGATCCTGGCCACCTTGAAGCCCGATGACCGCCTCTGCTTCGACGCGCGCTGGGAGCGCATCGTGAGCTTCGAGCTCCTCGCCCAGGGCATGCCGCTCGACCGCTTGAATCAGGTGATCTCCTACAAGGGCGCCATGCCCTCCGGATCCACCTTGCTGCTCGCCTTGGGCAAGCGCGGAGGTCCGAGCCCCACGGAGGCGATCGGGCGCTGCGGATTGCCGGCCGACGGCTTCGACGAGCCCGTCCACTTCAAAGAGTGGCCGCGATTGGAGATATTCGCGGCCCGAAAGCGCTAG
- the ettA gene encoding energy-dependent translational throttle protein EttA, whose amino-acid sequence MSEEGRQIIFNMVKVGKTLPSGKKILNDIYLGFYYGAKIGVLGLNGSGKSTLMRIIAGKEKSYEGDVHLSPGYSIGHLEQEPELDESKTVIEIVREGVQETMDLLKEYEDVNNKFADEDVLADPDKMDKLIARQAALQDRIEASDAWNIDQKLEVAMDALRCPEGDTAIKVLSGGERRRVALCRLLLQNPDILLLDEPTNHLDAESVAWLELHLQQYKGTVIAITHDRYFLDNVAGWILELDRGEGIPYKGNYTTWLEQKTARLAQEEKQESKRQRVLKQELEWVRSNASARRTKSKARLQNYEKMQSESVKEKEAKLEIFIPNGPRLGDKVIEFKNVSKGYGDRLLIDNLSFALPPAGIVGIIGPNGAGKTTLFRMVMGLEKPDSGSISIGETVQMAYVDQSHKDLVADKTVYEVLTGGLENITFGNVVMNSRAYLSRFNFSGTDQNKKVGILSGGERNRLHLAMTVKQSSNVLLLDEPTNDLDVNTLRALEEAIQDYSGCAVIISHDRWFLDRVCTHILAFEGDSQVYWFEGGFSEYEENHKKRLGGDIVPHRMKYRKLVRG is encoded by the coding sequence ATGTCCGAAGAAGGCCGCCAGATAATCTTCAATATGGTGAAGGTGGGCAAGACCCTGCCCTCCGGTAAGAAGATCCTCAACGACATCTACCTCGGCTTCTACTACGGCGCCAAGATCGGCGTGCTCGGCCTCAACGGATCAGGCAAGTCCACGCTGATGCGCATCATCGCCGGCAAGGAGAAGAGCTACGAGGGCGATGTGCACCTGAGCCCCGGCTACTCCATCGGCCACCTGGAGCAGGAGCCCGAGCTCGATGAGAGCAAGACCGTGATCGAGATCGTGCGCGAGGGCGTGCAGGAGACCATGGACCTGCTGAAGGAATATGAAGACGTGAACAACAAGTTCGCCGATGAGGATGTGCTCGCCGACCCGGACAAGATGGACAAGCTCATCGCGCGGCAAGCGGCTTTGCAGGACAGGATCGAAGCGAGCGATGCGTGGAACATCGACCAGAAGCTGGAAGTGGCCATGGATGCGCTGCGATGCCCCGAGGGCGACACGGCGATCAAGGTGCTCAGCGGCGGTGAGCGCCGTCGCGTGGCGCTGTGCCGATTGCTCTTGCAGAATCCGGATATCCTCTTGCTGGACGAGCCCACCAACCACCTCGACGCGGAGAGCGTGGCGTGGCTCGAATTGCACTTGCAGCAGTACAAGGGCACCGTCATCGCCATCACGCACGACCGCTACTTCCTCGACAACGTGGCCGGTTGGATCCTGGAACTCGATAGGGGAGAAGGCATCCCCTACAAGGGCAACTACACCACCTGGCTGGAGCAGAAGACCGCGCGCCTCGCGCAGGAGGAGAAGCAGGAGAGCAAGCGCCAGCGCGTGCTGAAGCAGGAATTGGAATGGGTGCGCAGCAACGCCAGTGCGCGCCGCACCAAGAGCAAGGCGCGCTTGCAGAACTACGAGAAGATGCAGAGCGAGAGCGTGAAGGAGAAGGAGGCGAAGCTGGAGATCTTCATCCCCAACGGGCCGCGCCTAGGCGACAAGGTGATCGAGTTCAAGAACGTGAGCAAGGGCTACGGAGACCGACTGCTCATCGACAACCTGAGCTTTGCGCTTCCACCTGCGGGCATCGTGGGCATCATCGGTCCGAACGGTGCCGGTAAGACCACGCTCTTCCGCATGGTGATGGGCCTCGAGAAACCCGACAGCGGCAGCATCAGCATCGGCGAGACCGTGCAGATGGCCTACGTGGACCAGAGCCACAAGGACCTGGTGGCCGACAAGACCGTGTACGAAGTGCTCACCGGCGGATTGGAGAACATCACTTTCGGCAACGTGGTGATGAACTCACGCGCCTACCTCAGCCGCTTCAACTTCAGCGGCACCGACCAGAACAAGAAGGTGGGCATCCTCTCCGGCGGCGAGCGCAACCGCCTCCACTTGGCCATGACCGTGAAGCAGAGCAGCAACGTGCTGCTGCTTGACGAACCCACCAACGACCTCGATGTGAACACGCTGCGCGCGCTCGAAGAAGCGATCCAGGATTACAGCGGCTGCGCGGTGATCATCAGCCACGACCGTTGGTTCCTCGACCGCGTGTGCACGCACATCCTCGCCTTCGAGGGCGACAGCCAGGTGTACTGGTTCGAGGGCGGCTTCAGCGAGTACGAGGAGAACCACAAGAAGCGCTTGGGCGGCGATATCGTGCCGCACAGGATGAAGTACCGGAAATTGGTGCGGGGGTGA
- a CDS encoding right-handed parallel beta-helix repeat-containing protein, with protein MTSSRWKAGRTAAFAASLAAWCGWGAMEVRGQADAWITATATSNGNGNWSNMLGTPGAAVALPAPGGSLGYNGQAARYSQHIRTNGSGQLIFFEVDGNLYDGDGYLIADARAGTNANPQCNQCLEPGVMEFLSVPVPGLCGVYFLLAHKVAVVSSSEYHIQVSVLDMNAENSDYAVPGTCTRRGRLLSFDTEIATLHPQLGDWVNTTECSFENIGIASGNQMATSDRVSKLATNPLGKSQSPMLRVVAGPTSNSPSWLFAVYTTRTLVFKISSSGIHQISPMAAGVGAPPDLSSVPTYHSNDVFTAKQFYRDVDARFTANGDIRLVQTGGYGYTVWGDPTYQHYNLITMRFNSTTGMLVPNSIQGFSLFEPAPDGCNPGPGNTGLAGCALRPGAAGAYVVGDLTSDCVLNTPEFGYLDFASGAFTDLTASVPNVSNYTTARFYRNRGIGGVGEAIYVPVSNGVDIISGIGDPGTVTSTVNGLSGAVPPLHVDQPGQNSGNLQPRFLNTAIQDDRHLSAASIEACCAYFQTVPGAVVGGHTQLPGMQQTWTAASNPYQPGSASMVFTCDLIVEFGAVLNLNSLTLRFTDNARIIVRRGGRLTTNNTTMTSINCPGARWPGVRVEGNTSNNSQLGLSQGRFWMTNNSVIENAVVGTWCARESANGAIDPQYYGGVIISNSSHYRNCISGARVENYHRFEGGSVELDNLSSFSTTSFRTTNTWPAGPPPFRHAQVVNCRNVRFTNCNFVNEIPNAFAVTQRGRGIVSRQAPFRCAGNMLTSSKFENLEVGVLAMWMPAGMMYTVNGMTFNNNFKGVVDMGTRDAVIINNKFKMLAMPTPFTQVSIGIHLFQSNGYTIERNTFMDQGTSVPSAGIWFMGPAFQENQIYDNTFTEINMGCVVQGRHLATGGIDKEGLQMLCGDHSGNLVDQWLWADGYIKENQGGSSNHPYANNRYFSTPNCGTTFEPYVLPWHPFDSFVEYHHWDWNGDLDPDPEMRPECVEDENGVSITQTGVMYDLTRYFMPTQFDKLTDCNRGELDAIFGSGPQQLGQLVTAYRDKMVQLRSAEATYTGTVDHGYTQDLEVAINYQPWHPSHYLRDYMLAKHPLSDEVIKAAIHRSEPLDPWHLTQVLIQNSPLSPAMYSELELTAVLPAFFHNMLLQYREGVSLRSTLEGEIRTRQVESARLLHQAIWAMNDDSLTVGLRDSLLTMLMEDSTQAGLARRYQLHLDELDYAAAANMAPALFVNEWTDALAQFAAIQESVQGDWHNTDPGQQEVLLNLAFEHAPYVGAWAWSALVEIGALDSLPSPEVIEAFKSMPLLAVRAGKFGPVSAPSMAAYPNPAHDLVQITYERGMEHGNLQLFDVQGRLMMDIPLNGQLAFWEVPIRGFAEGLYLARITLDGFVLGETKFSVVK; from the coding sequence ATGACGTCATCCCGCTGGAAAGCGGGACGAACCGCCGCTTTCGCGGCAAGCCTGGCCGCGTGGTGCGGTTGGGGCGCGATGGAGGTGAGGGGGCAGGCTGATGCGTGGATCACGGCCACGGCCACGAGCAACGGCAATGGCAATTGGTCGAATATGCTTGGCACGCCGGGAGCGGCTGTGGCCCTGCCAGCGCCGGGCGGATCCTTGGGCTACAACGGCCAAGCAGCGCGCTACTCTCAGCACATCCGCACCAACGGAAGCGGGCAGCTCATCTTTTTCGAGGTGGATGGTAACCTGTATGATGGGGATGGGTATTTGATTGCTGATGCGCGGGCAGGCACCAATGCCAACCCGCAATGCAATCAATGCCTTGAGCCGGGTGTCATGGAGTTCCTGAGTGTTCCAGTGCCTGGACTGTGCGGAGTGTACTTCTTGCTTGCGCACAAGGTGGCGGTGGTTTCAAGTTCCGAGTACCACATCCAAGTTTCCGTGCTCGACATGAACGCCGAGAACTCGGATTACGCCGTGCCTGGCACCTGCACCAGGCGGGGACGGCTTTTGAGCTTCGATACGGAGATCGCCACGCTGCATCCTCAACTCGGGGATTGGGTGAACACGACTGAATGCAGCTTCGAGAATATCGGGATAGCGAGCGGGAACCAGATGGCCACCAGCGATAGGGTGAGCAAACTCGCGACGAACCCGCTGGGCAAGAGCCAATCGCCTATGCTACGAGTAGTCGCAGGCCCAACGTCGAACTCCCCGTCCTGGCTGTTCGCTGTTTACACCACCCGCACGCTGGTATTCAAGATCAGCTCCTCGGGCATCCACCAAATCTCTCCAATGGCCGCCGGAGTTGGCGCACCGCCTGATTTGAGCTCCGTGCCTACTTACCATTCGAACGATGTCTTCACGGCGAAGCAGTTCTATCGCGATGTGGACGCACGTTTCACTGCGAACGGCGACATCCGGCTGGTTCAAACCGGCGGCTACGGTTACACCGTTTGGGGCGACCCTACCTATCAGCACTACAACCTCATCACCATGCGCTTCAATTCAACCACGGGCATGCTGGTTCCGAATTCCATCCAGGGCTTCTCGCTCTTCGAGCCAGCTCCCGATGGCTGTAATCCCGGCCCCGGGAATACCGGATTGGCAGGATGCGCCCTGCGACCTGGTGCGGCAGGCGCATACGTGGTTGGTGACTTGACCAGCGATTGCGTGTTGAATACCCCGGAGTTCGGCTACTTGGATTTCGCGAGCGGCGCATTCACGGACCTGACCGCTAGCGTGCCCAACGTGAGTAATTATACGACCGCACGCTTCTATCGGAACCGTGGCATTGGAGGAGTTGGTGAGGCCATTTATGTACCCGTGAGCAACGGCGTGGACATCATCAGCGGCATCGGTGACCCCGGAACCGTGACGAGCACAGTGAATGGTCTGTCAGGGGCGGTGCCGCCTTTGCACGTTGACCAGCCCGGCCAAAACAGCGGCAACCTGCAGCCCCGGTTCTTGAACACGGCCATCCAGGATGATCGGCACCTGAGCGCAGCAAGCATCGAGGCCTGCTGCGCCTATTTCCAAACCGTGCCAGGCGCCGTGGTGGGCGGCCACACCCAACTACCCGGCATGCAACAGACCTGGACCGCGGCCAGCAATCCCTACCAGCCCGGAAGCGCCAGCATGGTCTTCACATGCGATCTGATCGTGGAATTCGGCGCGGTGCTCAACCTGAACAGCCTTACGCTGAGATTCACCGACAATGCCAGGATCATCGTTCGCAGGGGCGGGCGGCTCACCACGAACAATACCACCATGACCAGCATCAATTGCCCGGGTGCGCGATGGCCGGGCGTAAGGGTGGAGGGGAACACCAGCAACAACTCGCAGCTGGGATTATCGCAAGGGCGATTCTGGATGACCAACAACAGCGTAATCGAGAACGCCGTGGTGGGCACTTGGTGTGCGCGGGAGTCAGCCAATGGCGCTATCGACCCACAGTACTATGGCGGGGTGATCATCTCGAATTCCAGCCACTATCGCAATTGCATCAGCGGTGCGCGAGTGGAGAATTACCACCGCTTCGAGGGTGGTTCGGTTGAGCTCGATAACCTGAGCAGCTTCTCCACCACTTCGTTCAGGACCACGAACACGTGGCCAGCTGGTCCACCGCCGTTCCGGCATGCTCAGGTGGTGAACTGCCGCAACGTGCGCTTCACCAATTGCAACTTCGTGAACGAGATACCCAATGCCTTCGCAGTCACGCAGCGCGGACGCGGCATCGTTAGCCGGCAAGCCCCATTCCGGTGCGCGGGGAACATGCTCACCAGCAGCAAATTCGAGAACCTCGAAGTGGGCGTGCTCGCCATGTGGATGCCCGCAGGCATGATGTACACGGTGAACGGCATGACTTTCAATAACAACTTCAAGGGCGTGGTGGACATGGGTACTCGTGATGCTGTGATCATCAACAACAAGTTCAAGATGCTTGCCATGCCTACGCCCTTCACGCAGGTCAGCATCGGCATACACCTCTTCCAGAGCAACGGCTACACCATCGAGCGCAATACCTTCATGGACCAAGGCACAAGCGTACCCAGCGCGGGCATCTGGTTCATGGGTCCTGCCTTCCAGGAGAACCAGATCTACGACAACACCTTCACCGAAATCAACATGGGCTGCGTGGTGCAAGGGCGTCATTTGGCTACCGGCGGCATTGATAAGGAAGGCTTGCAGATGCTCTGCGGCGACCACAGCGGCAACCTCGTTGACCAATGGCTCTGGGCCGATGGCTACATCAAAGAGAACCAAGGCGGCAGCAGCAATCACCCTTACGCCAACAACCGCTACTTCAGCACGCCGAATTGCGGCACCACCTTCGAGCCTTACGTGCTGCCCTGGCACCCCTTCGACTCCTTCGTGGAATACCACCACTGGGACTGGAACGGGGACCTTGACCCGGATCCGGAGATGCGGCCCGAATGCGTCGAGGATGAGAACGGCGTCTCCATCACACAGACCGGCGTGATGTACGATTTGACGCGATACTTCATGCCCACGCAGTTCGACAAGCTTACCGATTGCAACCGTGGCGAGTTAGACGCCATCTTCGGTAGTGGCCCACAGCAGCTTGGGCAGCTGGTTACCGCTTACCGCGACAAGATGGTGCAACTCCGCAGCGCCGAGGCCACCTACACTGGCACCGTGGACCATGGCTACACTCAAGACCTGGAAGTGGCCATCAACTATCAGCCCTGGCACCCCAGCCATTACCTGCGGGACTACATGCTGGCCAAGCACCCGTTGAGCGATGAGGTCATCAAGGCTGCCATCCATCGTAGCGAGCCGTTGGACCCCTGGCACCTCACCCAAGTGCTCATCCAGAACAGCCCACTCAGCCCGGCTATGTACAGCGAACTAGAACTAACCGCCGTACTGCCTGCGTTCTTCCACAACATGCTTTTGCAGTACAGGGAAGGAGTGAGCCTTCGTTCCACGCTCGAAGGCGAGATCAGGACGCGGCAGGTGGAGAGTGCGCGGCTGCTGCACCAAGCGATCTGGGCCATGAACGACGACAGCCTGACCGTAGGCCTACGTGACTCCTTGTTGACCATGCTCATGGAGGACTCCACCCAAGCTGGTCTGGCCAGGCGCTACCAGCTCCATCTGGACGAACTGGACTACGCGGCAGCGGCGAACATGGCTCCTGCCCTCTTTGTGAATGAATGGACCGATGCGCTGGCGCAGTTCGCCGCGATTCAAGAAAGCGTGCAAGGCGATTGGCACAACACGGACCCCGGCCAGCAGGAGGTCCTGCTGAATCTGGCCTTCGAGCATGCGCCCTACGTCGGGGCTTGGGCTTGGTCCGCACTGGTGGAGATCGGCGCCTTGGACAGCCTTCCCTCGCCAGAAGTGATCGAGGCATTCAAGAGCATGCCATTGCTAGCTGTAAGAGCGGGCAAGTTTGGTCCGGTAAGCGCCCCTTCTATGGCCGCTTACCCCAACCCGGCGCACGACCTTGTGCAGATTACCTACGAGCGAGGCATGGAACACGGTAACTTGCAGCTGTTTGACGTTCAAGGTCGCCTGATGATGGACATCCCGCTCAATGGCCAGCTTGCTTTCTGGGAGGTGCCAATTCGTGGCTTCGCCGAAGGACTATACTTGGCTCGGATCACATTGGATGGTTTCGTCCTTGGTGAAACCAAGTTCTCAGTTGTGAAATGA